Proteins encoded together in one Anguilla anguilla isolate fAngAng1 chromosome 9, fAngAng1.pri, whole genome shotgun sequence window:
- the LOC118236186 gene encoding MAP7 domain-containing protein 2-like isoform X4: MAECAAEKAVKAPAVEVMSPPSIAEKRPQTNGHASPVRLPASQSSPAGKQKVMTPPIVAEKKPQTNGHASPVRMPTNPSSPSGKQYVEGYLKTDDRMRLAKERREEREKSLVAREQAIREKERRAQLQYERTVEERWRRLEEQRQREELRRAAVEEKRRQRLEEEKQERLEALMRRSMERSLQLEQRPKRWTWGSTGGAREGDCENALPPRSAASALPHDLAASFPAASEFSNAADFLSASAMTLSQPQDPSLSKRLSSSSAAIVHTAERAPPSPHRSPYRGSPGRGGCRKARTGSPGLSEENRGANVSPENLKSEKLHRERRTTSPGFGSPLRRPESPAAANMRSASPAASRIMSKNRAQSPCTIRDYPPSSLKNRSITPNMEGNKRKQDEESGEAGPKDTREEEANKAQEKTTIKTLTPDEKSVNMKTPEKKASKVETPERKTSKAETPEKISKAETPEKKASKMETPEKTSKAETPEKINKVDTPEKKASKAESPEKETLNVETPDKKMAKSSSSELSGDRSAEPSPLTPTGKPIAGTTDAEEASRLLAERRRQARLQKELEDKQRREQEEEERARVDELRRKQAEARARQEEEARQVEVEKQRQEQERKLKEEEERRHRECQERELQMQMDREKEEGELQAQKEAERQRQEREVLKLQEEQERLQRKKRIEEIMKRTRKSDAEMKKEEVRMEPSSPSSLLQPVSPTPPEPQGEVLVKAQLNAQMNGQVIGQPLLELGDLGGAVMKPTPSPKPVPQAKPQPAPPLINLEVKSTVRDKADEVESMEVSPVSKEELISIPEFSPVDEVRHNGMSNARAIEDLLDLTGHVAYPKLSPGANLGDCNKNLFEGFCSPVPDTHLTIQACAPSSDKRNIQ, from the exons ATGGCGGAGTGCGCAGCAGAAAAAGCAGTCAAGGCACCGGCAG TTGAAGTGATGTCACCACCATCAATTGCAGAGAAGAGACCTCAGACCAATGGCCATGCCTCCCCTGTACGCCTGCCAGCCAGTCAAAGCAGCCCTGCTGGGAAACAGA AAGTCATGACCCCACCCATAGTAGCTGAGAAGAAACCTCAGACCAATGGCCATGCCTCCCCTGTGCGCATGCCAACCAATCCCAGCAGCCCTTCAGGTAAACAAT ATGTGGAAGGGTACCTGAAGACCGATGACAGGATGCGCCTGGCCAAAGAGAgacgagaggagagagagaagagcctCG TGGCACGGGAGCAGGCTATCCGGGAAAAGGAGCGGCGGGCTCAGCTGCAGTACGAGCGCACGGTGGAGGAGCGCTGGCGGCggctggaggagcagcggcAGAGGGAGGAGCTCCGCCGGGCCGCggtggaggagaagaggaggcagCGGCTGGAAGAGGagaag CAGGAGCGCCTGGAGGCCCTGATGAGGCGGTCCATGGAGCGTagcctgcagctggagcagcggCCCAAGCGCTGGACCTGGGGCAGCACGGGCGGGGCCCGAGAGG GTGACTGTGAGAATGCCCTGCCTCCTCGCTCCGCTGCCTCTGCCCTCCCCCATGATCTCGCTGCCTCCTTTCCTGCTGCCAGTGAATTTAGCAACG CAGCTGACTTTTTGTCAGCGTCCGCCATGACCCTGTCCCAGCCCCAGGACCCGTCCCTCAGCAAACGCCTTTCATCCTCCTCCGCGGCTATAGTCCATACTGCAGAGAGAG CACCTCCTAGTCCACACAGATCCCCCTACAGGGGCTCTCCGGGTAGGGGGGGTTGCCGGAAGGCCAGAACGGGATCCCCAGGATTGTCTGAGGAGAACAGAGGAGCAAACGTGTCCCCCGAAAACCTCAAG TCAGAgaagctgcacagagagagaagaacgACCTCCCCGGGGTTCGGCTCCCCCCTTAGACGGCCAGAATCCCCTGCCGCAGCCAACATGCGCTCCGCCTCACCTGCGGCCTCCAG GATCATGTCAAAGAACCGGGCCCAATCTCCCTGCACCATAAGGGactaccccccctcctctttaaAGAACAGGTCAATCACACCCAACATGGAGGGCAACAAGAGGAAGCAGGACGAGGAGAGCGGTGAAGCAGGGCCCAAAGACACAAGGGAAGAGGAGGCCAACAAAGCTCAGGAGAAGACGACAATCAAAACTTTGACCCCTGATGAGAAATCTGTGAATATGAAGACCCCTGAGAAGAAGGCGTCCAAGGTTGAGACACCTGAGAGGAAGACTTCTAAGGCAGAGACACCAGAGAAGATTTCTAAGGCAGAGACACCTGAGAAAAAAGCCTCTAAGATGGAGACACCAGAGAAGACCTCTAAGGCAGAGACACCTGAGAAGATTAATAAGGTTGATACACCTGAGAAGAAGGCCTCAAAAGCGGAGTCCCCTGAGAAGGAAACCTTGAATGTTGAGACACCTGACAAAAAGATGGCAAAGTCCAGTAGCAGTGAACTGAGCGGTGACAGGAGTGCCG AGCCGTCCCCACTGACACCCACAGGAAAGCCCATCGCTGGGACGACAGATGCAGAGGAAGCGTCGCGGTTACTGGCAGAACGCCGGCGTCAGGCCCGCCTGCAGAAGGAGCTGGAAGACAAGCAGCGGCGTGaacaagaggaagaggagag AGCGAGAGTGGATGAGCTTCGGAGGAAGCAGGCGGAGGCACGTGCAaggcaggaagaggaggcgcgacaggtggaggtggagaaacagaggcaggagcaggagcgcaagctgaaggaggaggaggagcggcggcACAGGGAGTGTCAGGAGAGGGAGCTCCAGATGCAGATGgacagagag aaggaagagggagaacTGCAGGCCCAGAAGGAGGCCGAGCGCCAACGACAGGAGAGGGAGGTTCTGAAGctacaggaggagcaggaaAGACTGCAGAGGAAGAAG AGGATTGAGGAGATCATGAAGAGAACCAGAAAGAGTGATGCTGAGATGAAG AAAGAAGAGGTGCGGATGGAGCCCTcatctccttcctccctccttcagCCTGTCTCACCTACACCACCAGAGCCCCAAG GGGAAGTCTTGGTGAAGGCGCAGTTGAATGCACAGATGAATGGACAAGTTATTGGGCAGCCCCTGCTGGAGCTGGGAGATTTGGGGGGTGCTGTTATGAAGCCCACCCCGTCCCCAAAACCTGTCCCCCAGGCCAAGCCCCAGCCCGCGCCCCCCCTTATCAACCTTGAGGTGAAGAGCACTGTGAGGGACAAGGCCGATGAGGTCGAGTCCATGGAAGTCAG CCCTGTCTCTAAGGAGGAGCTCATCTCCATCCCGGAGTTCTCTCCCGTTGACGAGGTCCGTCACAACGGCATGAGTAACGCCCGTGCCATCGAGGATCTGCTAGACCTGACGGGCCATGTGGCCTACCCAAAACTCTCACCCGGTGCCAACCTGGGGGACTGCAACAAGAACCTGTTTGAGGGCTTCTGTAGCCCGGTACCGGATACCCACTTGACCATCCAAGCCTGTGCCCCGTCGTCCGATAAACGCAACATCCAGTAA
- the LOC118236186 gene encoding MAP7 domain-containing protein 2-like isoform X2 has protein sequence MAECAAEKAVKAPAVEVMSPPSIAEKRPQTNGHASPVRLPASQSSPAGKQIEVMTPPIVAEKKPQTNGHASPVRMPTNPSSPSGKQYVEGYLKTDDRMRLAKERREEREKSLVAREQAIREKERRAQLQYERTVEERWRRLEEQRQREELRRAAVEEKRRQRLEEEKERLEALMRRSMERSLQLEQRPKRWTWGSTGGAREGDCENALPPRSAASALPHDLAASFPAASEFSNAADFLSASAMTLSQPQDPSLSKRLSSSSAAIVHTAERAPPSPHRSPYRGSPGRGGCRKARTGSPGLSEENRGANVSPENLKSEKLHRERRTTSPGFGSPLRRPESPAAANMRSASPAASRIMSKNRAQSPCTIRDYPPSSLKNRSITPNMEGNKRKQDEESGEAGPKDTREEEANKAQEKTTIKTLTPDEKSVNMKTPEKKASKVETPERKTSKAETPEKISKAETPEKKASKMETPEKTSKAETPEKINKVDTPEKKASKAESPEKETLNVETPDKKMAKSSSSELSGDRSAEPSPLTPTGKPIAGTTDAEEASRLLAERRRQARLQKELEDKQRREQEEEERARVDELRRKQAEARARQEEEARQVEVEKQRQEQERKLKEEEERRHRECQERELQMQMDREKEEGELQAQKEAERQRQEREVLKLQEEQERLQRKKRIEEIMKRTRKSDAEMKKEEVRMEPSSPSSLLQPVSPTPPEPQGEVLVKAQLNAQMNGQVIGQPLLELGDLGGAVMKPTPSPKPVPQAKPQPAPPLINLEVKSTVRDKADEVESMEVSPVSKEELISIPEFSPVDEVRHNGMSNARAIEDLLDLTGHVAYPKLSPGANLGDCNKNLFEGFCSPVPDTHLTIQACAPSSDKRNIQ, from the exons ATGGCGGAGTGCGCAGCAGAAAAAGCAGTCAAGGCACCGGCAG TTGAAGTGATGTCACCACCATCAATTGCAGAGAAGAGACCTCAGACCAATGGCCATGCCTCCCCTGTACGCCTGCCAGCCAGTCAAAGCAGCCCTGCTGGGAAACAGA TTGAAGTCATGACCCCACCCATAGTAGCTGAGAAGAAACCTCAGACCAATGGCCATGCCTCCCCTGTGCGCATGCCAACCAATCCCAGCAGCCCTTCAGGTAAACAAT ATGTGGAAGGGTACCTGAAGACCGATGACAGGATGCGCCTGGCCAAAGAGAgacgagaggagagagagaagagcctCG TGGCACGGGAGCAGGCTATCCGGGAAAAGGAGCGGCGGGCTCAGCTGCAGTACGAGCGCACGGTGGAGGAGCGCTGGCGGCggctggaggagcagcggcAGAGGGAGGAGCTCCGCCGGGCCGCggtggaggagaagaggaggcagCGGCTGGAAGAGGagaag GAGCGCCTGGAGGCCCTGATGAGGCGGTCCATGGAGCGTagcctgcagctggagcagcggCCCAAGCGCTGGACCTGGGGCAGCACGGGCGGGGCCCGAGAGG GTGACTGTGAGAATGCCCTGCCTCCTCGCTCCGCTGCCTCTGCCCTCCCCCATGATCTCGCTGCCTCCTTTCCTGCTGCCAGTGAATTTAGCAACG CAGCTGACTTTTTGTCAGCGTCCGCCATGACCCTGTCCCAGCCCCAGGACCCGTCCCTCAGCAAACGCCTTTCATCCTCCTCCGCGGCTATAGTCCATACTGCAGAGAGAG CACCTCCTAGTCCACACAGATCCCCCTACAGGGGCTCTCCGGGTAGGGGGGGTTGCCGGAAGGCCAGAACGGGATCCCCAGGATTGTCTGAGGAGAACAGAGGAGCAAACGTGTCCCCCGAAAACCTCAAG TCAGAgaagctgcacagagagagaagaacgACCTCCCCGGGGTTCGGCTCCCCCCTTAGACGGCCAGAATCCCCTGCCGCAGCCAACATGCGCTCCGCCTCACCTGCGGCCTCCAG GATCATGTCAAAGAACCGGGCCCAATCTCCCTGCACCATAAGGGactaccccccctcctctttaaAGAACAGGTCAATCACACCCAACATGGAGGGCAACAAGAGGAAGCAGGACGAGGAGAGCGGTGAAGCAGGGCCCAAAGACACAAGGGAAGAGGAGGCCAACAAAGCTCAGGAGAAGACGACAATCAAAACTTTGACCCCTGATGAGAAATCTGTGAATATGAAGACCCCTGAGAAGAAGGCGTCCAAGGTTGAGACACCTGAGAGGAAGACTTCTAAGGCAGAGACACCAGAGAAGATTTCTAAGGCAGAGACACCTGAGAAAAAAGCCTCTAAGATGGAGACACCAGAGAAGACCTCTAAGGCAGAGACACCTGAGAAGATTAATAAGGTTGATACACCTGAGAAGAAGGCCTCAAAAGCGGAGTCCCCTGAGAAGGAAACCTTGAATGTTGAGACACCTGACAAAAAGATGGCAAAGTCCAGTAGCAGTGAACTGAGCGGTGACAGGAGTGCCG AGCCGTCCCCACTGACACCCACAGGAAAGCCCATCGCTGGGACGACAGATGCAGAGGAAGCGTCGCGGTTACTGGCAGAACGCCGGCGTCAGGCCCGCCTGCAGAAGGAGCTGGAAGACAAGCAGCGGCGTGaacaagaggaagaggagag AGCGAGAGTGGATGAGCTTCGGAGGAAGCAGGCGGAGGCACGTGCAaggcaggaagaggaggcgcgacaggtggaggtggagaaacagaggcaggagcaggagcgcaagctgaaggaggaggaggagcggcggcACAGGGAGTGTCAGGAGAGGGAGCTCCAGATGCAGATGgacagagag aaggaagagggagaacTGCAGGCCCAGAAGGAGGCCGAGCGCCAACGACAGGAGAGGGAGGTTCTGAAGctacaggaggagcaggaaAGACTGCAGAGGAAGAAG AGGATTGAGGAGATCATGAAGAGAACCAGAAAGAGTGATGCTGAGATGAAG AAAGAAGAGGTGCGGATGGAGCCCTcatctccttcctccctccttcagCCTGTCTCACCTACACCACCAGAGCCCCAAG GGGAAGTCTTGGTGAAGGCGCAGTTGAATGCACAGATGAATGGACAAGTTATTGGGCAGCCCCTGCTGGAGCTGGGAGATTTGGGGGGTGCTGTTATGAAGCCCACCCCGTCCCCAAAACCTGTCCCCCAGGCCAAGCCCCAGCCCGCGCCCCCCCTTATCAACCTTGAGGTGAAGAGCACTGTGAGGGACAAGGCCGATGAGGTCGAGTCCATGGAAGTCAG CCCTGTCTCTAAGGAGGAGCTCATCTCCATCCCGGAGTTCTCTCCCGTTGACGAGGTCCGTCACAACGGCATGAGTAACGCCCGTGCCATCGAGGATCTGCTAGACCTGACGGGCCATGTGGCCTACCCAAAACTCTCACCCGGTGCCAACCTGGGGGACTGCAACAAGAACCTGTTTGAGGGCTTCTGTAGCCCGGTACCGGATACCCACTTGACCATCCAAGCCTGTGCCCCGTCGTCCGATAAACGCAACATCCAGTAA
- the LOC118236186 gene encoding MAP7 domain-containing protein 2-like isoform X1, whose protein sequence is MAECAAEKAVKAPAVEVMSPPSIAEKRPQTNGHASPVRLPASQSSPAGKQIEVMTPPIVAEKKPQTNGHASPVRMPTNPSSPSGKQYVEGYLKTDDRMRLAKERREEREKSLVAREQAIREKERRAQLQYERTVEERWRRLEEQRQREELRRAAVEEKRRQRLEEEKQERLEALMRRSMERSLQLEQRPKRWTWGSTGGAREGDCENALPPRSAASALPHDLAASFPAASEFSNAADFLSASAMTLSQPQDPSLSKRLSSSSAAIVHTAERAPPSPHRSPYRGSPGRGGCRKARTGSPGLSEENRGANVSPENLKSEKLHRERRTTSPGFGSPLRRPESPAAANMRSASPAASRIMSKNRAQSPCTIRDYPPSSLKNRSITPNMEGNKRKQDEESGEAGPKDTREEEANKAQEKTTIKTLTPDEKSVNMKTPEKKASKVETPERKTSKAETPEKISKAETPEKKASKMETPEKTSKAETPEKINKVDTPEKKASKAESPEKETLNVETPDKKMAKSSSSELSGDRSAEPSPLTPTGKPIAGTTDAEEASRLLAERRRQARLQKELEDKQRREQEEEERARVDELRRKQAEARARQEEEARQVEVEKQRQEQERKLKEEEERRHRECQERELQMQMDREKEEGELQAQKEAERQRQEREVLKLQEEQERLQRKKRIEEIMKRTRKSDAEMKKEEVRMEPSSPSSLLQPVSPTPPEPQGEVLVKAQLNAQMNGQVIGQPLLELGDLGGAVMKPTPSPKPVPQAKPQPAPPLINLEVKSTVRDKADEVESMEVSPVSKEELISIPEFSPVDEVRHNGMSNARAIEDLLDLTGHVAYPKLSPGANLGDCNKNLFEGFCSPVPDTHLTIQACAPSSDKRNIQ, encoded by the exons ATGGCGGAGTGCGCAGCAGAAAAAGCAGTCAAGGCACCGGCAG TTGAAGTGATGTCACCACCATCAATTGCAGAGAAGAGACCTCAGACCAATGGCCATGCCTCCCCTGTACGCCTGCCAGCCAGTCAAAGCAGCCCTGCTGGGAAACAGA TTGAAGTCATGACCCCACCCATAGTAGCTGAGAAGAAACCTCAGACCAATGGCCATGCCTCCCCTGTGCGCATGCCAACCAATCCCAGCAGCCCTTCAGGTAAACAAT ATGTGGAAGGGTACCTGAAGACCGATGACAGGATGCGCCTGGCCAAAGAGAgacgagaggagagagagaagagcctCG TGGCACGGGAGCAGGCTATCCGGGAAAAGGAGCGGCGGGCTCAGCTGCAGTACGAGCGCACGGTGGAGGAGCGCTGGCGGCggctggaggagcagcggcAGAGGGAGGAGCTCCGCCGGGCCGCggtggaggagaagaggaggcagCGGCTGGAAGAGGagaag CAGGAGCGCCTGGAGGCCCTGATGAGGCGGTCCATGGAGCGTagcctgcagctggagcagcggCCCAAGCGCTGGACCTGGGGCAGCACGGGCGGGGCCCGAGAGG GTGACTGTGAGAATGCCCTGCCTCCTCGCTCCGCTGCCTCTGCCCTCCCCCATGATCTCGCTGCCTCCTTTCCTGCTGCCAGTGAATTTAGCAACG CAGCTGACTTTTTGTCAGCGTCCGCCATGACCCTGTCCCAGCCCCAGGACCCGTCCCTCAGCAAACGCCTTTCATCCTCCTCCGCGGCTATAGTCCATACTGCAGAGAGAG CACCTCCTAGTCCACACAGATCCCCCTACAGGGGCTCTCCGGGTAGGGGGGGTTGCCGGAAGGCCAGAACGGGATCCCCAGGATTGTCTGAGGAGAACAGAGGAGCAAACGTGTCCCCCGAAAACCTCAAG TCAGAgaagctgcacagagagagaagaacgACCTCCCCGGGGTTCGGCTCCCCCCTTAGACGGCCAGAATCCCCTGCCGCAGCCAACATGCGCTCCGCCTCACCTGCGGCCTCCAG GATCATGTCAAAGAACCGGGCCCAATCTCCCTGCACCATAAGGGactaccccccctcctctttaaAGAACAGGTCAATCACACCCAACATGGAGGGCAACAAGAGGAAGCAGGACGAGGAGAGCGGTGAAGCAGGGCCCAAAGACACAAGGGAAGAGGAGGCCAACAAAGCTCAGGAGAAGACGACAATCAAAACTTTGACCCCTGATGAGAAATCTGTGAATATGAAGACCCCTGAGAAGAAGGCGTCCAAGGTTGAGACACCTGAGAGGAAGACTTCTAAGGCAGAGACACCAGAGAAGATTTCTAAGGCAGAGACACCTGAGAAAAAAGCCTCTAAGATGGAGACACCAGAGAAGACCTCTAAGGCAGAGACACCTGAGAAGATTAATAAGGTTGATACACCTGAGAAGAAGGCCTCAAAAGCGGAGTCCCCTGAGAAGGAAACCTTGAATGTTGAGACACCTGACAAAAAGATGGCAAAGTCCAGTAGCAGTGAACTGAGCGGTGACAGGAGTGCCG AGCCGTCCCCACTGACACCCACAGGAAAGCCCATCGCTGGGACGACAGATGCAGAGGAAGCGTCGCGGTTACTGGCAGAACGCCGGCGTCAGGCCCGCCTGCAGAAGGAGCTGGAAGACAAGCAGCGGCGTGaacaagaggaagaggagag AGCGAGAGTGGATGAGCTTCGGAGGAAGCAGGCGGAGGCACGTGCAaggcaggaagaggaggcgcgacaggtggaggtggagaaacagaggcaggagcaggagcgcaagctgaaggaggaggaggagcggcggcACAGGGAGTGTCAGGAGAGGGAGCTCCAGATGCAGATGgacagagag aaggaagagggagaacTGCAGGCCCAGAAGGAGGCCGAGCGCCAACGACAGGAGAGGGAGGTTCTGAAGctacaggaggagcaggaaAGACTGCAGAGGAAGAAG AGGATTGAGGAGATCATGAAGAGAACCAGAAAGAGTGATGCTGAGATGAAG AAAGAAGAGGTGCGGATGGAGCCCTcatctccttcctccctccttcagCCTGTCTCACCTACACCACCAGAGCCCCAAG GGGAAGTCTTGGTGAAGGCGCAGTTGAATGCACAGATGAATGGACAAGTTATTGGGCAGCCCCTGCTGGAGCTGGGAGATTTGGGGGGTGCTGTTATGAAGCCCACCCCGTCCCCAAAACCTGTCCCCCAGGCCAAGCCCCAGCCCGCGCCCCCCCTTATCAACCTTGAGGTGAAGAGCACTGTGAGGGACAAGGCCGATGAGGTCGAGTCCATGGAAGTCAG CCCTGTCTCTAAGGAGGAGCTCATCTCCATCCCGGAGTTCTCTCCCGTTGACGAGGTCCGTCACAACGGCATGAGTAACGCCCGTGCCATCGAGGATCTGCTAGACCTGACGGGCCATGTGGCCTACCCAAAACTCTCACCCGGTGCCAACCTGGGGGACTGCAACAAGAACCTGTTTGAGGGCTTCTGTAGCCCGGTACCGGATACCCACTTGACCATCCAAGCCTGTGCCCCGTCGTCCGATAAACGCAACATCCAGTAA
- the LOC118236186 gene encoding MAP7 domain-containing protein 2-like isoform X3, whose protein sequence is MAECAAEKAVKAPAVEVMSPPSIAEKRPQTNGHASPVRLPASQSSPAGKQIEVMTPPIVAEKKPQTNGHASPVRMPTNPSSPSGKQYVEGYLKTDDRMRLAKERREEREKSLVAREQAIREKERRAQLQYERTVEERWRRLEEQRQREELRRAAVEEKRRQRLEEEKQERLEALMRRSMERSLQLEQRPKRWTWGSTGGAREGDCENALPPRSAASALPHDLAASFPAASEFSNADFLSASAMTLSQPQDPSLSKRLSSSSAAIVHTAERAPPSPHRSPYRGSPGRGGCRKARTGSPGLSEENRGANVSPENLKSEKLHRERRTTSPGFGSPLRRPESPAAANMRSASPAASRIMSKNRAQSPCTIRDYPPSSLKNRSITPNMEGNKRKQDEESGEAGPKDTREEEANKAQEKTTIKTLTPDEKSVNMKTPEKKASKVETPERKTSKAETPEKISKAETPEKKASKMETPEKTSKAETPEKINKVDTPEKKASKAESPEKETLNVETPDKKMAKSSSSELSGDRSAEPSPLTPTGKPIAGTTDAEEASRLLAERRRQARLQKELEDKQRREQEEEERARVDELRRKQAEARARQEEEARQVEVEKQRQEQERKLKEEEERRHRECQERELQMQMDREKEEGELQAQKEAERQRQEREVLKLQEEQERLQRKKRIEEIMKRTRKSDAEMKKEEVRMEPSSPSSLLQPVSPTPPEPQGEVLVKAQLNAQMNGQVIGQPLLELGDLGGAVMKPTPSPKPVPQAKPQPAPPLINLEVKSTVRDKADEVESMEVSPVSKEELISIPEFSPVDEVRHNGMSNARAIEDLLDLTGHVAYPKLSPGANLGDCNKNLFEGFCSPVPDTHLTIQACAPSSDKRNIQ, encoded by the exons ATGGCGGAGTGCGCAGCAGAAAAAGCAGTCAAGGCACCGGCAG TTGAAGTGATGTCACCACCATCAATTGCAGAGAAGAGACCTCAGACCAATGGCCATGCCTCCCCTGTACGCCTGCCAGCCAGTCAAAGCAGCCCTGCTGGGAAACAGA TTGAAGTCATGACCCCACCCATAGTAGCTGAGAAGAAACCTCAGACCAATGGCCATGCCTCCCCTGTGCGCATGCCAACCAATCCCAGCAGCCCTTCAGGTAAACAAT ATGTGGAAGGGTACCTGAAGACCGATGACAGGATGCGCCTGGCCAAAGAGAgacgagaggagagagagaagagcctCG TGGCACGGGAGCAGGCTATCCGGGAAAAGGAGCGGCGGGCTCAGCTGCAGTACGAGCGCACGGTGGAGGAGCGCTGGCGGCggctggaggagcagcggcAGAGGGAGGAGCTCCGCCGGGCCGCggtggaggagaagaggaggcagCGGCTGGAAGAGGagaag CAGGAGCGCCTGGAGGCCCTGATGAGGCGGTCCATGGAGCGTagcctgcagctggagcagcggCCCAAGCGCTGGACCTGGGGCAGCACGGGCGGGGCCCGAGAGG GTGACTGTGAGAATGCCCTGCCTCCTCGCTCCGCTGCCTCTGCCCTCCCCCATGATCTCGCTGCCTCCTTTCCTGCTGCCAGTGAATTTAGCAACG CTGACTTTTTGTCAGCGTCCGCCATGACCCTGTCCCAGCCCCAGGACCCGTCCCTCAGCAAACGCCTTTCATCCTCCTCCGCGGCTATAGTCCATACTGCAGAGAGAG CACCTCCTAGTCCACACAGATCCCCCTACAGGGGCTCTCCGGGTAGGGGGGGTTGCCGGAAGGCCAGAACGGGATCCCCAGGATTGTCTGAGGAGAACAGAGGAGCAAACGTGTCCCCCGAAAACCTCAAG TCAGAgaagctgcacagagagagaagaacgACCTCCCCGGGGTTCGGCTCCCCCCTTAGACGGCCAGAATCCCCTGCCGCAGCCAACATGCGCTCCGCCTCACCTGCGGCCTCCAG GATCATGTCAAAGAACCGGGCCCAATCTCCCTGCACCATAAGGGactaccccccctcctctttaaAGAACAGGTCAATCACACCCAACATGGAGGGCAACAAGAGGAAGCAGGACGAGGAGAGCGGTGAAGCAGGGCCCAAAGACACAAGGGAAGAGGAGGCCAACAAAGCTCAGGAGAAGACGACAATCAAAACTTTGACCCCTGATGAGAAATCTGTGAATATGAAGACCCCTGAGAAGAAGGCGTCCAAGGTTGAGACACCTGAGAGGAAGACTTCTAAGGCAGAGACACCAGAGAAGATTTCTAAGGCAGAGACACCTGAGAAAAAAGCCTCTAAGATGGAGACACCAGAGAAGACCTCTAAGGCAGAGACACCTGAGAAGATTAATAAGGTTGATACACCTGAGAAGAAGGCCTCAAAAGCGGAGTCCCCTGAGAAGGAAACCTTGAATGTTGAGACACCTGACAAAAAGATGGCAAAGTCCAGTAGCAGTGAACTGAGCGGTGACAGGAGTGCCG AGCCGTCCCCACTGACACCCACAGGAAAGCCCATCGCTGGGACGACAGATGCAGAGGAAGCGTCGCGGTTACTGGCAGAACGCCGGCGTCAGGCCCGCCTGCAGAAGGAGCTGGAAGACAAGCAGCGGCGTGaacaagaggaagaggagag AGCGAGAGTGGATGAGCTTCGGAGGAAGCAGGCGGAGGCACGTGCAaggcaggaagaggaggcgcgacaggtggaggtggagaaacagaggcaggagcaggagcgcaagctgaaggaggaggaggagcggcggcACAGGGAGTGTCAGGAGAGGGAGCTCCAGATGCAGATGgacagagag aaggaagagggagaacTGCAGGCCCAGAAGGAGGCCGAGCGCCAACGACAGGAGAGGGAGGTTCTGAAGctacaggaggagcaggaaAGACTGCAGAGGAAGAAG AGGATTGAGGAGATCATGAAGAGAACCAGAAAGAGTGATGCTGAGATGAAG AAAGAAGAGGTGCGGATGGAGCCCTcatctccttcctccctccttcagCCTGTCTCACCTACACCACCAGAGCCCCAAG GGGAAGTCTTGGTGAAGGCGCAGTTGAATGCACAGATGAATGGACAAGTTATTGGGCAGCCCCTGCTGGAGCTGGGAGATTTGGGGGGTGCTGTTATGAAGCCCACCCCGTCCCCAAAACCTGTCCCCCAGGCCAAGCCCCAGCCCGCGCCCCCCCTTATCAACCTTGAGGTGAAGAGCACTGTGAGGGACAAGGCCGATGAGGTCGAGTCCATGGAAGTCAG CCCTGTCTCTAAGGAGGAGCTCATCTCCATCCCGGAGTTCTCTCCCGTTGACGAGGTCCGTCACAACGGCATGAGTAACGCCCGTGCCATCGAGGATCTGCTAGACCTGACGGGCCATGTGGCCTACCCAAAACTCTCACCCGGTGCCAACCTGGGGGACTGCAACAAGAACCTGTTTGAGGGCTTCTGTAGCCCGGTACCGGATACCCACTTGACCATCCAAGCCTGTGCCCCGTCGTCCGATAAACGCAACATCCAGTAA